A single region of the Eremothecium gossypii ATCC 10895 chromosome V, complete sequence genome encodes:
- the IDP1 gene encoding isocitrate dehydrogenase (NADP(+)) IDP1 (Syntenic homolog of Saccharomyces cerevisiae YDL066W (IDP1)): MLGRGRMLGRRLFSGSRAAARIRVKTPVVELDGDEMTRIIWERIKQQLVLPHVDVELKYYDLSITSRDATSDQVTVDAAHAIKQYGVGVKCATITPDEARVREFGLKKMWRSPNGTIRNILGGTVFREPIVIPRIPRLVPGWEKPIIIGRHAHGDQYKATDAVVPGAGTLDLVFRPADGSAPTSLHVYDFAGPGVALAMYNTEESIRGFAHASFRLALAKQLNLFLSTKNTILKQYDGRFKDVFEELYQAQYKAEFERLGIYYEHRLIDDMVAQMVKSKGGFIMALKNYDGDVQSDIVAQGFGSLGLMTSVLVTPDGKTFESEAAHGTVTRHFRQHQAGKETSTNSIASIFAWTRGLAKRGELDNTPDVVNFAHALEAATTNTVQLDGIMTKDLALACGRSDRSAYVNTNEFIDAVEARLKKELA, from the coding sequence ATGCTCGGCAGAGGCAGGATGCTCGGCAGAAGGTTGTTTTCAGGTAgcagggcggcggcgcggatCCGGGTGAAGACGCCGGTGGTGGAGTTGGACGGGGATGAGATGACGCGGATCATCTGGGAGCGCATCaagcagcagctggtgcTGCCGCACGTGGACGTGGAGCTGAAGTACTACGACCTGTCGATCACGTCGCGGGACGCGACGTCGGACCAGGTGACGGTGGACGCGGCCCACGCGATCAAGCAGTACGGGGTGGGCGTGAAGTGCGCGACGATCACGCCCGATGAGGCGCGCGTGCGGGAGTTCGGGCTGAAGAAGATGTGGCGGTCGCCCAACGGCACGATCCGCAACATTCTGGGCGGGACGGTGTTCCGCGAGCCGATTGTGATTCCACGGATCCCCAGGCTGGTGCCGGGGTGGGAAAAGCCGATCATCATCGGCAGGCACGCGCACGGGGACCAGTACAAGGCCACGGACGCGGTGGTCCCTGGCGCGGGCACGCTCGACCTGGTGTTCCGGCCGGCGGACGGATCTGCACCCACTTCGCTGCATGTGTACGACTTCGCGGGGCCTGGCGTTGCCCTGGCGATGTACAACACCGAGGAGTCCATACGCGGCTTCGCGCACGCGTCGTTCCGCCTGGCGCTGGCCAAGCAGCTGAACCTGTTCCTGTCGACGAAGAACACGATCCTCAAGCAGTACGACGGCCGCTTCAAGGACGTGTTCGAGGAGCTGTACCAGGCGCAGTACAAGGCCGAGTTCGAGCGCCTGGGCATCTACTACGAGCACCGCCTCATCGACGACATGGTTGCGCAGATGGTCAAGTCCAAGGGCGGCTTCATCATGGCACTCAAGAACTACGACGGCGACGTCCAGTCGGACATCGTTGCGCAGGGCTTCGGCTCGCTCGGCCTGATGACCTCGGTCCTGGTGACGCCGGACGGCAAGACCTTCGAGAGCGAGGCTGCCCACGGCACCGTCACGCGCCACTTCCGCCAgcaccaggcgggtaaggAGACGTCCACCAACTCCATCGCGTCCATCTTTGCCTGGACCCGCGGCCTCGCCAAGCGCGGGGAGCTCGACAACACGCCGGACGTGGTCAACTTCGCCCACGCGCTCGAGGCGGCCACCACGAACACGGTCCAGCTCGACGGGATCATGACCAAGGACCTCGCGCTGGCCTGCGGCAGGTCGGACCGCTCGGCCTACGTGAACACGAACGAGTTCATCGATGCCGTCGAGGCACGGCTCAAGAAGGAGCTTGCTTAG
- the COX8 gene encoding cytochrome c oxidase subunit VIII (Syntenic homolog of Saccharomyces cerevisiae YLR395C (COX8)) produces the protein MFQQVTRLASRRAFSSTVRRQAHYEEGVYSNIPMKIHNRRIPYAVLHFGFFALGFSLPFVAVYVQFKKAGL, from the coding sequence ATGTTCCAGCAAGTAACCAGATTGGCCAGCAGAAGGGCGTTCTCGTCGACGGTCAGGCGCCAGGCGCACTACGAGGAGGGCGTGTACTCCAACATCCCAATGAAGATCCACAACCGCAGGATCCCGTACGCGGTGCTGCACTTCGGGTTCTTCGCGCTGGGCTTCTCGTTGCCGTTCGTGGCGGTGTACGTGCAGTTCAAGAAGGCCGGCTTGTGA
- the COX9 gene encoding cytochrome c oxidase subunit VIIa (Syntenic homolog of Saccharomyces cerevisiae YDL067C (COX9)), which translates to MSAIAPITGSLKKRIMKDIAVGMGLGTVLGSYWWWGFHKPKIAARENYYTQLAEQKAAEE; encoded by the coding sequence ATGTCAGCGATTGCACCTATTACCGGGAGCCTCAAGAAGCGGATTATGAAAGATATCGCCGTCGGGATGGGCCTGGGCACGGTGCTGGGCAGCTACTGGTGGTGGGGCTTCCACAAGCCCAAGATTGCCGCGCGGGAGAACTACTACACACAGCTGGCGGAGCAGAAGGCGGCGGAAGAGTAG
- the VPS33 gene encoding tethering complex ATP-binding subunit VPS33 (Syntenic homolog of Saccharomyces cerevisiae YLR396C (VPS33)) — MSVDLNTRKLEKQVKERLFEQLNQCTRQDPILLLIQPSLVPYINALCTFSELTKHTRVNVIMTLDESCLGNLLSMDVGLTKLVVLLDVRSDLKVPDQLHEIIRGLSLRKLDVISASWKEHTEIEEAKVFPDYLQLQLDEVALRVHKWCMLPVCYLDDDFLNCNVLMTSDGQNLYYPATPSLAGTTRNVLVNHLKESLVSLCLENDITITHSVALGPNSKRLVDALQTDLRDLVTQEAQAQQKVLYGKRHSGLQTDLIVFERQIDNMTPLLSQLTYVGMLNDVFTFTADSKLQDLRVGDVLENPEDQRAVHLDYKEDGVWNELKYVNFGAVGTKLNTWAKELKGQYDARHQVETVGEIKRFVSGLGDLQQRQKLLKLHTGISSKIMEHVNHGAIFQQLIETEQDFCMNNLDNRASCERILDLMYSGAPKDVVLRLCCLLSLTKNGIRDREFLTLKTEILDAFGVEVLPELERLTAHGLFLSKTVFPARSAVKDFQTLAAWYDLCPQLDRPIDPLDPREPTFTLCGVIPLSVRILQSLYDRSVALQHYSSQQPFVISRAPSLARLEPLFAAQYGRDTAHQRVWDRSADPATIAVGAPGRAPDLALLVFVGGVTPAELATVAFLQRALRAKNVRKRFVVLADGLLRAAPPV, encoded by the coding sequence ATGAGCGTCGATTTGAATACTAGGAAGCTGGAAAAGCAAGTGAAAGAGAGATTGTTTGAGCAACTCAACCAATGCACGAGGCAAGATCCAATTTTGTTACTGATCCAACCATCTCTGGTCCCCTACATCAATGCGCTGTGTACTTTCAGCGAGCTGACGAAGCATACACGAGTGAATGTGATCATGACGCTCGACGAGAGCTGCCTAGGTAATCTTCTAAGCATGGACGTCGGGCTTACAAAGCTGGTTGTGCTGCTGGACGTGCGCTCAGACTTAAAGGTGCCGGACCAACTGCATGAGATTATAAGGGGGCTTTCGCTGCGCAAGCTGGATGTGATCTCTGCGTCGTGGAAAGAGCACACCGAGATTGAGGAAGCCAAGGTGTTTCCGGACtacctgcagctgcagcttgACGAGGTGGCTTTGCGTGTCCACAAATGGTGCATGCTGCCGGTATGTTACCTCGACGACGACTTTCTGAACTGCAATGTGCTCATGACCAGCGATGGCCAGAATCTGTATTATCCGGCCACGCCGTCGCTTGCGGGAACCACGCGGAACGTGCTCGTGAACCACTTGAAAGAAAGTCTGGTGTCGCTTTGCCTGGAGAACGACATAACCATTACGCATTCGGTTGCCCTCGGCCCCAATTCCAAGAGGCTTGTCGACGCTCTGCAGACAGACCTGCGTGACCTGGTGACCCAGGAGGCTCAGGCGCAGCAGAAGGTGCTCTACGGCAAGCGCCACAGCGGGCTCCAGACGGACCTAATTGTCTTCGAGCGTCAGATTGATAACATGACCCCGCTGCTATCGCAGCTTACATACGTGGGGATGCTGAACGACGTGTTCACGTTTACTGCGGACTCGAAGCTACAGGACCTGCGTGTAGGCGACGTGCTGGAGAACCCGGAGGACCAGCGAGCAGTGCACCTCGACTACAAAGAGGACGGCGTGTGGAATGAGCTCAAGTATGTCAACTTCGGGGCCGTCGGGACAAAGCTCAACACCTGGGCCAAGGAGCTGAAGGGCCAGTACGACGCGCGACACCAGGTGGAGACCGTCGGCGAGATCAAGCGCTTCGTCAGCGGGCTCGGCGACCTGCAGCAACGCCAGAAGCTGCTCAAGCTGCACACGGGCATCTCGAGCAAGATAATGGAGCACGTCAACCACGGCGCCATCTTCCAGCAGCTGATCGAGACCGAGCAGGACTTCTGCATGAACAACCTCGACAaccgcgccagctgcgAGCGCATCCTGGACCTCATGTACTCCGGCGCCCCGAAGGACGTCGTGCTGCGCCTGTGCTGCCTCCTCTCGCTGACCAAGAACGGTATCCGCGACCGCGAGTTCCTCACGCTCAAAACAGAGATCCTCGACGCCTTCGGCGTCGAGGTGCTGCCCGAGCTCGAGCGCCTCACCGCGCACGGGCTCTTCCTCAGCAAGACCGTCTTCCCCGCGCGCTCCGCCGTCAAGGACTTCCAGACCCTCGCCGCCTGGTACGACCTCTGCCCGCAGCTCGACCGCCCCATCGACCCGCTCGACCCCCGCGAGCCCACCTTCACGCTCTGCGGCGTCATCCCCCTCTCCGTGCGCATCCTGCAGTCCCTCTACGACCGCTCCGTCGCCCTCCAGCACTACTCCTCCCAGCAGCCCTTCGTCATCTCCCGCGCGCCCTCGCTCGCCCGCCTCGAGCCGCTCTTCGCCGCCCAATACGGCCGCGACACCGCCCACCAGCGCGTCTGGGACCGCTCCGCAGACCCCGCCACCATCGCCGTCGGCGCGCCTGGCCGCGCCCCGGACCTCGCCCTGCTTGTCTTTGTCGGCGGCGTCACCCCCGCAGAGCTCGCCACCGTCGCCTTCCTCCAGCGCGCCCTGCGCGCCAAGAACGTCCGCAAGCGCTTTGTCGTGCTCGCGGACGGCCTcctgcgcgcggcgcccCCCGTCTGA
- the AFG2 gene encoding AAA family ATPase AFG2 (Syntenic homolog of Saccharomyces cerevisiae YLR397C (AFG2)): MAPKASGGVGSGTKKKAGSDTNSEKKTSSKPKLPALYITRPVGNDITKRSTVAVLSPEVLQASEFRVGEICLVAKEGQRGVAAIIQSGSEDQPAAVVQLAAPLRAVGGVLLGDRVTVRKLPVQPSYATNVTVASLEGHVLGSGTKAIEKLLNDAGIIMPGQIFKDVLLDESSGLRGNIVVTDINSNADLADEVAKLAVTDSADVDVCLSPPGLFLKGKTTVFYSQSHQVHQRFRLPQRINYQSVGGLSKEIQQLKETIEAPLCDGEFYHECGVEPPRGILLHGPPGTGKTMLLRCVANENDAHVQIINGPSLTSKFLGETEERLRAIFDEARQFQPSIILIDEIDSIAPSRDSDDAGEAESRVVATLLTLMDGVDSSGSIVVVATTNRPNKIDPALRRPGRFNVEVEIGVPDAAARLEILMKQVSRMAESRRGFTDQDIAEIAAKTHGYVGTDLSGLCALAVGKSKHRAVKQEIPLSQVKISLCDFEAALLEVKPSAMREIFLETPKVYWSDIAGQDQLKREMEEVIELPLKGAEKLKRLRITPPKGILLYGPPGCSKTLTAKALATESGFNFFAIKGPEVLNKYVGETERTVRELFRKAKVAAPSIIFIDEIDELAKTRDEDAGSSAAANVLITLLNEIDGVEELNGVVVVAATNKPHIIDSALIRSGRLDKHIYVAPPDFEARLQILRNNTRTFGLDDPDAILKRLAEQTAHCSGAAVAQLCRDAAIAATREDYEGGNVEERHFLEALPRLTRDVTPDVLLPYQTFAEKRGI, encoded by the coding sequence ATGGCTCCAAAGGCGTCAGGAGGAGTAGGAAGCGGCACGAAGAAGAAAGCGGGCTCAGACACGAACTCCGAGAAGAAGACGAGCTCGAAGCCGAAGCTGCCAGCTTTGTATATCACTAGACCGGTGGGGAATGATATAACCAAGCGCAGTACAGTGGCCGTGCTAAGCCCAGAAGTTTTACAAGCATCTGAGTTCCGTGTGGGTGAAATCTGTTTAGTAGCTAAAGAAGGCCAGCGCGGCGTGGCTGCTATAATCCAGAGCGGAAGCGAAGACCAACCAGCTGCTGTGGTGCAATTGGCCGCACCGCTGCGGGCGGTGGGCGGCGTACTGCTGGGAGATCGGGTAACCGTGCGCAAGCTACCAGTGCAGCCTTCGTATGCTACCAATGTCACGGTAGCAAGTCTTGAGGGCCACGTGTTAGGCAGCGGAACCAAGGCTATTGAGAAGCTACTGAATGATGCCGGTATAATCATGCCCGGCCAGATATTTAAGGACGTGCTTTTGGATGAAAGTAGCGGGCTGCGTGGAAACATAGTTGTGACCGATATCAACAGCAACGCTGACTTGGCTGATGAGGTCGCTAAGCTGGCAGTCACGGATAGCGCCGACGTAGACGTCTGTCTCTCTCCCCCAGGGCTATTTCTCAAGGGTAAGACAACTGTGTTCTACTCGCAATCCCACCAGGTACACCAGCGGTTTCGGTTGCCACAGCGAATCAATTACCAGTCGGTCGGCGGTCTCTCAAAGGAGATTCAGCAGCTCAAGGAGACAATTGAAGCACCTTTGTGCGACGGTGAATTTTATCATGAATGCGGTGTTGAACCCCCAAGAGGCATACTGCTCCATGGCCCACCAGGGACTGGTAAGACAATGCTGTTGCGGTGTGTCGCTAATGAAAACGACGCCCATGTGCAGATTATCAACGGCCCTTCACTAACCTCCAAGTTTTTGGGTGAGACGGAGGAGAGGTTGCGTGCGATATTTGACGAAGCGCGCCAGTTCCAACCGTCGATTATATTGATAGATGAGATAGATTCCATTGCACCTAGTCGGGATAGTGATGACGCTGGTGAAGCAGAAAGCAGAGTGGTAGCCACTTTACTCACTCTCATGGATGGTGTGGACAGTAGCGGCAGCATTGTGGTGGTGGCAACAACCAATAGGCCTAATAAGATTGATCCGGCGCTGAGAAGACCTGGCCGTTTTAATGTGGAAGTAGAAATTGGCGTGCCAGATGCAGCAGCCCGCTTGGAGATACTCATGAAGCAGGTAAGCCGCATGGCTGAGAGTCGGCGTGGGTTCACCGACCAAGATATTGCCGAGATTGCAGCAAAAACGCATGGCTATGTTGGAACCGACCTGAGTGGACTATGCGCGCTTGCTGTTGGCAAAAGTAAGCATAGAGCTGTGAAGCAGGAAATCCCGTTGTCGCAGGTGAAGATCAGTCTGTGCGATTTTGAAgctgcgctgctggaggtCAAGCCAAGCGCCATGCGTGAGATATTCCTAGAAACTCCAAAGGTCTATTGGTCGGACATTGCGGGCCAGGACCAACTGAAGCGCGAGATGGAAGAGGTAATCGAACTCCCACTGAAGGGAGCAGAAAAACTGAAAAGACTTCGCATCACGCCGCCAAAAGGTATTCTGCTCTATGGCCCCCCTGGCTGCTCCAAGACCCTTACAGCCAAGGCTCTCGCAACGGAATCTGGCTTCAACTTCTTCGCCATAAAGGGCCCCGAAGTCCTGAACAAGTACGTCGGCGAAACAGAGCGCACCGTGCGCGAGCTCTTCCGCAAAGCCAAGGTGGCAGCCCCCAGCATCATTTTCATTGACGAAATAGACGAGCTTGCGAAGACCAGGGATGAGGACGCGGGCTCTTCAGCCGCGGCAAACGTCCTCATCACATTGCTGAACGAGATAGATGGTGTTGAGGAGCTCAATGGCGTCGTGGTGGTCGCAGCCACCAACAAGCCCCACATCATCGACTCAGCTCTCATCCGCTCGGGGCGCCTGGACAAGCACATCTACGTCGCGCCGCCCGACTTTGAGGCCCGCCTGCAGATCCTACGTAATAACACTCGCACCTTCGGCCTCGATGATCCAGATGCCATATTAAAGAGACTAGCCGAACAGACAGCGCACTGTTCTGGTGCTGCAGTCGCCCAACTATGCAGAGACGCTGCAATTGCGGCGACCCGAGAGGATTATGAGGGCGGCAATGTCGAGGAACGTCATTTCCTGGAGGCACTGCCAAGGCTAACCAGGGACGTGACTCCAGACGTTCTGCTGCCCTACCAGACTTTCGCTGAAAAGCGTGGCATATAG
- a CDS encoding AER066Wp (Syntenic homolog of Saccharomyces cerevisiae YDL069C (CBS1)) has protein sequence MVLVLPTIICKDAIKLFSAQAARKACKKKALELSNRPAVDEQSLKLPKGCLQKDMVKLRNIFELMGGPQAGLRVVKAEELRKCLYIDRTIPINIDTMPAPVTVTDLKIAGEKLLSGEIVAWRERIRKSVQSPYLVLPPFLSDNTKHPKLLEFFLKKAQLKEIARVRTPALHIKAQMMRQYDRYVFCSMIGYFYLTNDRETMQRFLDESITKRLFRYILAEPQLSRY, from the coding sequence ATGGTCCTGGTATTGCCAACGATTATCTGCAAAGATGCAATAAAGCTCTTCTCTGCGCAGGCTGCAAGGAAAGCTTGCAAAAAGAAGGCGCTTGAGCTATCGAACAGGCCGGCTGTGGATGAGCAGTCGCTTAAACTTCCGAAAGGTTGTTTGCAAAAAGACATGGTCAAGCTACGTAATATATTTGAGCTAATGGGGGGTCCGCAGGCGGGGCTACGTGTGGTCAAAGCGGAAGAGCTGCGCAAATGTCTATATATTGACCGCACGATTCCTATAAATATAGATACGATGCCAGCGCCCGTCACAGTTACCGATTTAAAGATAGCGGGCGAAAAGTTGCTCTCCGGCGAGATAGTAGCATGGAGAGAACGTATTCGCAAGTCGGTACAGTCACCATACCTGGTACTTCCACCTTTCTTATCGGATAACACGAAGCATCCAAAGCTACTGGAGTTCTTTCTGAAAAAGGCACAGCTCAAGGAAATAGCCAGAGTGCGCACACCAGCGTTGCATATTAAGGCGCAGATGATGAGGCAATATGACAGATACGTATTCTGCAGCATGATCGGCTATTTCTATCTCACTAACGACAGAGAGACGATGCAGCGTTTCCTTGATGAAAGTATTACCAAGCGGCTCTTCAGGTATATACTGGCTGAGCCTCAGCTTTCTAGATACTAA
- the SKI2 gene encoding SKI complex RNA helicase subunit SKI2 (Syntenic homolog of Saccharomyces cerevisiae YLR398C (SKI2)): MYLDSDITSKLSEYTQGWGNMASTATDDLDQLFASLRLLDEHSSPRHKVPVPRHDTVNYQEQLKSKYASQSNVLSWPLLDLLQDVPQAAANGSKANAHGSGDVYDYEDFVQLPEHISRMSYRFKRKGLRGEIASYKEEVDLVEVANANAANSLLLTRKVDHRANAIKGSTSQLPFTPGGISMTTMKLQSNISETGVATSRLHRDADGLFDIPQGFDRGIMLVDNPEEGAEQVVDLHSLDQVDTELANKQELEGIKKHKEQELAVGGTGSMLWKPAAGAERNLADVDDLLPVGIEFGRTIHDRNKVPLKHEWAHVVNLSHTLENLDELVPNPARTWPFELDIFQKQAIYHLEQGDSVFVAAHTSAGKTVVAEYAIAMSTRNMTKTIYTSPIKALSNQKFRDFKEDFDDVSVGLITGDVQINADANCLIMTTEILRSMLYKGADLIRDVEFVIFDEVHYVNDQDRGVVWEEVIIMLPSHVKFILLSATVPNTFEFADWIGRTKHKNIYVLSTPKRPVPLEINVWAKDTMIPVINENREFLAKNFSKHADLLANSGSSNTAKKTASTRGNKAPTRGDKANKVITKGSRGVGAKGSNRSSFFKRDGPNKQTWPRLVNYLRSRDLLPVVIFVFSKKRCEDYAGFLEGTDFSTAKERSQVYMFIEKSIARLKKEDRDVPQIQQVRSLLERGIAIHHGGLLPIIKELIEMLFAKGFVKVLFATETFAMGLNLPTRTVVFSEIEKHDGNGLRYLSPGEFTQMAGRAGRRGKDKVGTVIVMSYNHPLDVTSFKDVTLGVPTRLKSQFRLTYNMILNLLRIEALRVEEMIKYSFGENTKQNLLPEQELKVKALREKLNESPDVNCMHCSQILDKAVELTTRHRDSIRGIITEANSRNILFGLLRQGRLIVYRDSDNNAKLGFVFRNDASSNRCVVVSFTKPCCLSDGKPNNLPYLTICRRFVKKAFQPLKLAPATMESVPFENIELISRYHLNVSLADLLNGDQKAKDAFQEKIQTVLHIAPKLKPADMDKHITLKIQQHLSDHATVVKEFMELDACKCPKFAEHFAVRYSKYKIEQEIADVVHLMSEQNLTLLPDYEQRLAVLKECGFIDSSNNVLLKGRIACEINSGFELALTELILDNFLGDFEPEEIVALLSAFVYEGRTKEEMPVVITPRLAKGKERIEQIYSQLMSTYETYQVPLTKDEAEFLEKKRFAIMNVVYEWARGLSFKAIMQISPEAEGTIVRVINRLDEVCRELKTAAVIIGDSNLHMKMTQAQELIKRDIVFAASLYL, from the coding sequence ATGTACTTAGATTCCGATATAACATCCAAGCTGAGCGAGTATACTCAAGGGTGGGGCAATATGGCATCGACAGCAACAGATGACTTGGATCAATTGTTTGCATCTCTAAGGCTGCTTGATGAACACAGTTCTCCTAGACATAAAGTGCCGGTTCCTCGGCACGACACGGTGAACTACCAAGAACAGCTCAAATCGAAATATGCAAGCCAATCCAACGTCTTATCATGGCCACTGCTagacctgctgcaggacgTCCCGCAAGCTGCAGCTAACGGATCCAAGGCGAATGCGCACGGGAGCGGCGATGTGTACGACTACGAGGACTTTGTTCAGTTACCGGAGCACATCTCGCGCATGTCGTACCGGTTCAAACGCAAGGGGCTGCGTGGGGAGATTGCCAGCTACAAAGAGGAAGTGGACCTGGTGGAGGTGGCGAATGCCAACGCCGCCAACTCACTGTTGCTGACGAGGAAAGTGGACCACCGGGCAAATGCTATCAAGGGCTCGACGTCGCAGCTGCCTTTCACCCCGGGTGGGATAAGCATGACTACCATGAAGTTGCAGTCGAATATATCGGAGACTGGGGTGGCGACAAGCCGCCTGCACAGAGACGCAGATGGACTGTTTGATATTCCACAGGGTTTCGACCGCGGTATCATGCTCGTCGACAACCCGGAGGAGGGCGCTGAGCAGGTTGTGGATCTGCACTCGCTTGACCAAGTCGATACCGAACTTGCTAATAAACAGGAACTGGAGGGGATCAAGAAGCACAAGGAACAAGAGCTAGCCGTGGGGGGCACTGGCTCCATGCTATGGAAGCCTGCGGCCGGCGCCGAACGCAATCTCGCAGATGTGGATGACCTGCTTCCCGTGGGGATAGAGTTTGGTCGCACTATCCATGATCGGAATAAGGTCCCATTGAAGCATGAGTGGGCACACGTTGTCAATCTCAGCCACACCCTCGAAAACTTGGACGAACTGGTGCCCAATCCAGCTCGCACTTGGCCTTTCGAGTTGGATATTTTCCAGAAACAGGCCATATACCACCTGGAACAGGGAGACTCTGTATTTGTAGCGGCTCATACCTCGGCGGGAAAGACTGTTGTTGCAGAATACGCGATTGCGATGTCCACCAGGAACATGACAAAGACCATTTATACGTCGCCCATTAAAGCACTATCGAACCAAAAGTTCCGCGACTTTAAAGAAGATTTTGATGATGTGAGCGTTGGATTAATCACAGGAGATGTACAGATTAACGCAGATGCCAACTGCTTGATTATGACGACAGAGATTTTACGTTCTATGCTGTACAAAGGTGCAGATTTGATAAGGGACGTTGAGTTTGTTATATTTGACGAGGTTCACTATGTCAACGATCAAGATCGTGGTGTTGTTTGGGAGGAAGTCATCATTATGTTACCGAGTCATGTCAAGTTCATTTTACTGTCAGCGACTGTTCCGAATACCTTTGAATTTGCTGACTGGATTGGTAGAACAAAGCATAAAAACATTTATGTTCTCTCAACTCCTAAACGGCCGGTTCCACTGGAAATCAATGTATGGGCGAAGGATACCATGATTCCAGTCATAAACGAGAACAGAGAGTTCTTGGCCAAAAACTTTAGCAAGCATGCTGATCTGCTAGCTAATTCCGGGTCAAGCAATACCGCCAAAAAGACTGCATCAACGCGCGGCAATAAGGCGCCCACCAGAGGCGACAAGGCTAATAAGGTTATCACCAAAGGATCAAGAGGTGTCGGGGCGAAGGGCTCTAACAGAAGCTCCTTCTTCAAAAGAGATGGGCCAAATAAACAGACATGGCCTAGATTGGTGAATTACCTGAGGTCGAGGGACTTACTGCCAGTGGTCATTTTTGTGTTCAGTAAAAAGCGCTGCGAAGACTATGCTGGGTTCTTGGAGGGCACCGATTTTTCCACCGCTAAGGAGCGCTCACAGGTATACATGTTCATAGAGAAGTCGATTGCTCGTCTGAAGAAGGAGGATAGAGATGTTCCTCAGATCCAGCAGGTAAGAAGCTTACTAGAGAGAGGTATCGCTATACATCATGGTGGCTTGTTGCCCATAATCAAAGAATTAATTGAGATGCTGTTTGCGAAGGGATTTGTGAAGGTTTTGTTCGCCACTGAAACCTTTGCTATGGGTCTCAACCTCCCAACGAGGACTGTTGTATTCAGCGAAATTGAAAAACACGATGGCAATGGCTTGAGGTACTTAAGCCCCGGTGAGTTTACGCAGATGGCAGGAAGAGCAGGTCGTAGAGGAAAAGATAAAGTCGGTACCGTGATTGTAATGTCTTATAACCATCCTTTGGATGTAACTTCCTTTAAAGATGTTACTTTGGGTGTTCCGACCAGATTGAAGTCTCAATTCAGATTAACATATAATATGATCCTAAATTTACTGCGAATTGAGGCGTTGCGCGTGGAGGAAATGATCAAGTATTCCTTTGGTGAAAACACCAAACAGAATTTGCTACCAGAGCAGGAACTGAAAGTGAAGGCTTTACGGGAGAAGTTAAATGAATCTCCTGATGTTAATTGTATGCATTGCTCACAAATACTTGACAAAGCTGTCGAACTGACGACGAGGCATAGAGACTCCATCAGAGGCATAATTACTGAGGCAAATAGTAGAAATATCCTATTTGGGCTACTGCGCCAAGGGCGGTTGATTGTCTATAGAGATAGTGACAACAATGCAAAACTTGGATTTGTCTTTAGGAATGATGCTTCTTCCAACCGTTGTGTTGTCGTTTCATTCACTAAGCCCTGTTGTTTGTCAGATGGCAAACCAAATAACTTACCATATTTGACCATTTGTCGACGGTTTGTCAAGAAGGCCTTCCAGCCATTAAAGCTAGCACCGGCAACGATGGAAAGTGTTCCATTTGAGAATATTGAGCTCATTAGTCGTTATCATCTGAACGTTTCCCTGGCAGACCTATTAAATGGTGATCAGAAGGCCAAAGATGCATTCCAGGAAAAGATACAGACTGTGCTACATATAGCCCCCAAGTTGAAACCCGCTGATATGGATAAGCACATAACTTTGAAGATACAACAGCATCTATCAGATCATGCTACAGTGGTGAAGGAATTTATGGAATTGGATGCCTGTAAGTGTCCAAAATTTGCAGAACACTTTGCCGTCAGATATTCGAAGTATAAAATTGAACAGGAAATTGCCGATGTAGTTCATCTAATGTCAGAACAGAATCTAACTCTCCTGCCAGATTATGAACAGAGATTGGCTGTTTTGAAGGAGTGTGGCTTTATTGATTCCAGCAACAATGTCTTGCTCAAGGGCAGAATCGCCTGCGAGATCAACTCTGGTTTTGAACTAGCTCTTACAGAGCTAATCCTGGACAACTTCCTGGGGGACTTCGAACCGGAAGAAATTGTGGCATTGCTATCTGCCTTTGTCTACGAAGGTCGCACCAAGGAGGAGATGCCTGTTGTAATAACCCCAAGGTTGGCAAAGGGCAAAGAGCGGATTGAACAAATTTATTCCCAGTTGATGAGCACTTACGAAACATACCAGGTGCCGTTGACCAAAGACGAGGCAGAGTTCCTCGAAAAGAAGCGGTTCGCAATCATGAATGTCGTGTACGAATGGGCGCGGGGGCTTTCTTTCAAGGCTATCATGCAGATCAGTCCTGAGGCGGAAGGGACCATTGTCCGGGTCATCAATAGGCTCGATGAGGTTTGTCGTGAACTGAAAACCGCCGCTGTCATCATCGGTGACTCAAATTTGCACATGAAAATGACACAGGCGCAGGAACTGATCAAACGGGATATCGTCTTTGCCGCAAGTTTGTATTTGTGA